A window of the Penaeus monodon isolate SGIC_2016 chromosome 11, NSTDA_Pmon_1, whole genome shotgun sequence genome harbors these coding sequences:
- the LOC119578558 gene encoding uncharacterized protein LOC119578558 encodes MATRRKMSMSSLLGDVRKKVGRKMTIHDPSSVASLVGSLTHLRVLEEDARRGRASSEPPVTVPDTHSDCSSDEKELEEDTAIEPEHDEDDESDDDEFYIAYMMEMQEGDCSFMNGELSCCCHVMLRGSLRGSGPEDLLCCTPSRVSCAVPTRPIVTSAASV; translated from the exons ATGGCGACTCGACGCAAGATGTCAATGAGTAGTCTGCTGGGCGACGTGCGGAAGAAGGTTGGCCGCAAGATGACAATTCACGACCCGTCTTCCGTGGCGTCGCTGGTCGGCTCCCTCACGCACCTGCGGGTGCTCGAGGAGGACGCCCGTCGAGGCCGCGCCAGCTCCGAGCCTCCCGTTACGGTGCCAGATACCCACAGCGACTGTTCTTCCGACGAAAAGGAGTTGGAAGAAGACACTGCGATAGAACCAGAGCATGATGAGGACGACGAGAGCGATGACGATGAATTTTACATCGCCTACATGATGGAGATGCAGGAAGGAGACTGCTCATTCATGAACGGTGAGCTTAGCTGCTGCTGCCACGTGATGCTGCGAGGCTCGCTGCGTGGGTCTGGCCCCGAAGACCTGCTCTGCTGCACTCCCTCACGGGTCAGCTGTGCTGTGCCCACTAGgcctat TGTAACAAGTGCTGCTTCAGTTTGA